From the genome of Burkholderia pyrrocinia:
TTCCCGTGCATCCGCGCCATCCGTACGCGGGCGACCTCGTGTTCACCGCGTTCTCGGGCTCGCACCAAGACGCGATCCGCAAGGGCTTCGCACAGCAGCGCCCCGACGCAGTGTGGGAAGTGCCGTACCTGCCGATCGACCCGGCCGACCTCGGCCGCAGTTACGACGCGGTGATCCGCGTGAACAGCCAGTCCGGCAAGGGCGGCGCGACGTTCCTGCTCGAACGTGGAATGGGCTTCACGCCGACGCGCCGCGTGCAGATCGAATTCAGCCACGCGGTGCAGACGCTCGCCGACGCATCCGGCGAGGAAGTGACAGGCGACGCGATCTGCGCGCTGTTCGCCCGCGAATTCTTCGAGACCGACGGCCCGGCCGCGCGGCATGGCGACAGCGCACGCTGGCAGAACCGTGAGATCGCGGCAGCGCCGGCAGCCGACGCGACGCCCGAAGACACCGTGCGACGTTTGGCCGCGGCATTCGCGACGGCCGCGGGCGCCGCGATCGATATCGCGTCGTGTGAACCCGCGCGCACGACGGACGGCCGGATCGCGGTATCGGTCGGCTGCCGGGTCGGCGATGCGCCGCTGCGGCACGGCGTCGGCCTGCACGCCGATGCGGCAAACGCCGCGCTCGATGCAATCGTCAGTGCAATCAACCGTTCGGCATGGCATTGCACGGATCGCCGCGCAGCGGCCTGACGCTCAGCGTTCGACAGTCAGCGAGCGGTGCGTGACCGCCCGTGCACCGCGCGATCCGCGCCGCACGGGCCAGCAAAAAGCGGCCCAGAAGGCCGCTTCGATGGGGACATGAAAAGGAGCGCCACGCGCGCTCATGTGTCGGTTGCGCACCGCGTCGCCTGCCACGCGAGCAGGCACCAGCGGCCCTGCTCCTCGGTGTGGACGGACGTATAGGCTATCGGGAAGACCAGGCCGCCGTTGTTCGTTTCCATCTCGATCAACGCGCGCCCGGTGACGACGCAGGTTTCGCCGCCGACGGGCAGCACGTCCTGCGACTGGATTTCGATCTGACGATAGCGGCGGCGGCCGGCGACGATGGCGTCGATGAACTGCTGCTTGGTTTCACGTTTGCCGTTGGTGTGCACGAAGAACACCTTGTCCGACAGCAGCGCGTCGAGCGCCTCGCCGTCCCCGTCCACCATCGCCCGGAACCGATCGCGCTCGAGCGCGCGGATCGCATCGACCACCTTCGCCATCGCCTGACTCCTCGGCAACGCGCACGCCGTGCGCGGGCATGCGGATCAGAAGTTGTACTGCACGTAGAACTGGTGGAAATTTATACCAGGATTCGGCTCTTTGATACCCGCGTTAGACACATGTTGAAAACGGTAACCGACCTGATACTGTTGCCGTTCTCCGAACTGTGCGCCGACGCCGACGACGTCCACGAACTGGAACGACGTCCCCAGCGAAAGATTGTGGGAGATCGTCGGGGAAGTCAGGAGCCGGATGCCGGCGCCGGCCTCGACGAACGGGCGCACCTGGCCCGCACTCTTGATGAAGCGGAACATCGGCGTCGCGCCGATCTCGCCGAGGCTGCCGTGGACGTTGCCGCCCGTGTGCCAGTAGCCGACGTGGCCTTCCATCACGAACGCGAAGTGCCAGCCGCCGATTTCCCACCAGTTCCAGCCCGGATCCCACACCACGCCGAGATCGGCCTTGTCGATCCCGTGACGATCCGAAAACCCGCCGCCCGCCTGGATCCCCCATCGGTCCGCGAACGCCGCACCCGATCCGCCCAGAAGTGACGCCGCCAGCATCGCATGCAGCGCAAGCCGGCTGCGGGGCCGGCGATTCTTCTTATTGTTCATCTGACACTCCAACTTTTTGGGTTGAATGGAGCCTGCCGCGACGGCCTGGCCCGAGCGAACTGAATGGTATGGTAAAGGACTTTTCCGATCGGCATCATGAAGCGAAATGGCTTCCTTCCAAAACGACAAAAATCGAAATCGTCTACTGATTCCTATCAGAAACAACGGTTTACGGAACTTCGATTCGCCGCCTTGGTCGCAGATTAGACTATCGACTCGACTATCTCGATAGAAAAATCGGGAACTCGGATGCCCACGCCCGCTCTAAGGAATTAGCACTCGGTTTGCGGGAGTGCTAAGATTGGCCCCGGTCTCTCATCCGAGACCCGGGGTTTGTCCCTGATTCCAAAGGAGTTTTTAGTGAGCAACGCCCTGACCCTTCCGAACATCCTGAGCCCGACGCCGGCCAAGGCCGAATCGGCAGGCTCGCTGGCGCTCGCAGCTCAATCGATGTTGCCAGGCCAGCTTGGCAACATCGATTCGTATATCCAGGCCGTCAATCGCATTCCGCTGCTGACGGCCGAAGAGGAACGCCAGTACGCAACCGAGTTCCGCGAAGACAACAACCTGGATTCTGCGCGCCGCCTCGTGCTGTCGCACCTGCGCCTCGTCGTGTCGATCGCGCGCAACTATCTCGGTTACGGCCTGCCGCACGGCGACCTGATCCAGGAAGGCAACATCGGCCTGATGAAGGCCGTGAAGCGCTTCGATCCGGCCCAGAACGTGCGTCTCGTGTCGTACGCGATCCACTGGATCAAGGCCGAGATCCACGAGTACATCCTGCGCAACTGGCGCATGGTGAAGGTCGCGACGACGAAGGCGCAGCGCAAGCTGTTCTTCAACCTGCGCAGCCACAAGAAGAGCATGCAGGCGATGACGCCCGAGGAAATCGACGGCCTCGCACAGGAGCTCAACGTCAAGCGCGAAGACGTGACCGAGATGGAAACGCGCCTGTCGGGCGGCGACATCGCGCTCGAAGGGCAGGTGGAAGACGGCGAGGAGTCGTACGCGCCGATCGCCTACCTGGCCGACTCGCACAACGAGCCGACCGCCGTGCTCGCCGCGCGTCAGCGCGACACGCTGCAGACGGACGGCATCGCACAGGCACTCGACGCGCTCGACGCGCGCAGCCGCCGCATCATCGAGGCGCGCTGGCTGCACGTCGACGACGACGGCTCGGGCGGCTCGACGCTGCACGATCTCGCCGCCGAGTTCGGCGTGTCCGCGGAACGCATCCGCCAGATCGAAGCGAGCGCAATGAAAAAGATGCGCACCGCCCTCGCCGAATACGCTTAAATCCCGGCGATTCAGAGCGCTTCATCGAAAACCGCTGCCTAACCGGCAGCGGTTTTTTTTCGTCCGCTTTTTCCGCTGCTTTTCGCCCGCTTCTCCGCTCGTTTCTTCTCCGATTAATTGACCTGATTCATCAGGTAATAAGCGGTTTTCGGCCCCCTTCCGCATAACCTTGATCTGCCTCAAATTTTGGCCCGCGGTTCGCGACGGTCTGCCGCAGCGCAGCACTCGGCATCGGAAAGCCGTCCTTTTAAAATTGGCATGTCAGGCGCAAAAGGATTAAAACAGCTTCACGGCCGTCATAAATCCGACGTAAAGTCGCCCCCAATCCGACCTAAATCGATTCAGGATAATCGCCTTGATCTCGATCAATAAAGAGCCTGCGCCGCCCTCTCCCCCGCGGCCAGCCGGCACGATCGGCTGGCGAGCGCGCATCGCCGCGTGGGCTCGCGGGCCGACCCTCGCCCGCGACATCACCCTGGTGCTGATCGTCAAGCTGATCCTCCTGATGTCGCTCAAATACGCATTCTTCAATCATCCGCAGGCCGAGCACATGTCGCTTCCGCCTGCCGCCGTCGCCGAGAAACTGCTCTCGGTACCGGCGCCTGCATCTACCGAGGGAGACCACCATGATAAGTAGTGAAGTCGTCGATCTGTCACGTCTGCAGTTCGGCATCACGGCGCTCTACCACTTCCTGTTCGTGCCGCTGACGCTCGGCCTGTCCTGGCTGCTCGTCATCATGGAAGCCGTCTACGTGATGACCGGCAAACAGGTCTACAAGGACATGACCCAGTTCTGGGGCAAGCTGTTCGGGATCAACTTCGCGATGGGCGTGACGACCGGCATCACGCTCGAATTCCAGTTCGGCACGAACTGGTCGTACTACTCGCACTACGTCGGCGACATCTTCGGCGTGCCGCTCGCGGTCGAAGGCCTGATGGCGTTCTTCCTCGAATCGACGTTCGTCGGCCTGTTCTTCTTCGGCTGGAACCGCCTGTCGAAGGTCAAGCATCTGATCGTCACGTTCCTCGTCGCGCTGGGCTCGAACCTGTCCGCGCTGTGGATCCTCGTCGCGAACGGCTGGATGAACAACCCGGTCGGCGCCGAGTTCAACTACCAGACGATGCGCATGGAGATGACGAACCTGTTCGACGTGCTGTTCAACCCGGTCGCGCAGGTGAAATTCGTGCACACGGTGTCGGCCGGCTACGTGTCGGCCGCGATGTTCGTGCTCGGCGTGTCGTCGTGGTACCTGCTGAAGAAGCGCGACATCGACTTCGCGCTGCGCTCGTTCGCGGTTGCGGCCGGCTTCGGCCTCGCGGCGACGCTCTGCGTGATCGTGCTCGGCGACGAATCGGGCTATACGACCGGCGAAGTGCAGAAGATGAAGCTCGCCGCAATCGAATCCGAATGGGAAACGCAGCCGGCACCCGCGTCGTTCACGCTGATCGGCATTCCGAACCAGGAGGAACAGCGCACCGACTACGCGATCAAGATCCCGTATGCGCTCGGCCTGATCGCGACGCGCTCGATCGACGAACCGGTGATCGGCCTGCGCGATCTCGCGAAGCACAGCGAGGAGCACATCCAGAGCGGGATGATCGCGTACGGCGCGCTGCAGAAGCTCAAGCAGGGCGACACGAGCGCCGCGACGCGCGAACTGTTCGACCAGCACAAGCAGTATCTCGGCTACGGGCTGATGCTCAAGCAGTTCACGCCAAACGTGACCGACGCGACGCCCGAGCAGATCCAGGCCGCCGCGAAGAAGACGATCCCGCCGGTCGCGCCCGTGTTCTTCTCGTTCCGGATCATGGTGTTCCTCGGCTTCCTGTTCGTCGCGACGTTCATCGCCGCGTTCTGGTTCTGCGCGCGCCGCGAACTGCTGCAGGACAACCGCCGCTGGTTCCTGCGCTATGCAGTGTGGGCGATCCCGCTGCCGTGGATCGCGATCGAATTCGGCTGGATCGTCGCCGAGCTCGGCCGCCAGCCGTGGACGATCGCGGGCGTGCTGCCGACGCACCTGTCCGCGTCGAGCCTGACGCCGACCGACCTGTACCTCAGTCTCGCGGGCTTCGTCCTGTTCTACACCGTGCTGTTCGTCATCGAGATCAAGCTGATGTTCAAGTACGCGCGCCTCGGCCCGTCGTCGCTGCATACCGGCCGCTACCACCACGAGCTGGCGGCCGCCAGCGAGCGCGCGTCGGCCTGAGCACGCACCCGAAACCGAACAAGGAATCGCTATGGACTATGCAACTCTCAAGCTGATCTGGTGGCTGCTCGTCGGCGTGCTGCTGATCGGCTTCGCCGTCACCGACGGCTTCGACATGGGCGCGACCGCGCTGCTGCCGTTCCTCGGCAAGACCGACGAGGAGCGCCGCATCATCGTCAACACGGTCGGCGCGACGTGGGAAGGCAACCAGGTGTGGCTGATCACGGCCGGCGGCGCGATGTTCGCCGCCTGGCCGCTCGTCTATGCCGCGTCGTTCTCCGGCTTCTACTTCGCGATGCTGCTCGTGCTGTTCGCGCTGTTCTTCCGGCCGGTTGGCTTCGACTACCGCAGCAAGCGGCCGGACCCGCGCTGGCGTGCCGGCTGGGACTGGGGCCTGTTCGCCGGCGGCTTCGTGCCTGCGCTCGTGTTCGGCGTCGCGTTCGGCAACCTGCTGCAGGGCGTGCCGTTCAAGTTCGACAGCGACCTGCGCGTGACCTACTACGGCAGCTTCTGGGCACTGCTGAACCCGTTCGCGCTGCTGTGCGGGCTCGTCAGCCTCACGATGCTCGTCGCGCACGGCGCCGCGTTCATCAAGATGAAGACCGACGGCGTGATCGCGCGCCGCGCATCGATCGCGCTGCGCGTGGCGTCGTTCCTCGCGGTCGTGCTGTTCGTGCTGGCCGGCGTGCTGATCGCGTCGACCATCGGCGGCTTCCACATCACGAACGCCGCGCCGACCGATACGGTCGCGAACCCGCTGCTCAAGGACGTCGCCGCCGGCTCGGGCCTGTGGCTCGCGAACTACGGCGAGTTTCCGTGGATGATCGCAGCGCCCGTCGTCGGGATCGCGGGCGGCCTGCTCGCGTTGCTGCTCGCCGGCTCGAAGCAGGAGAAGACGGCGTTCTTCTGCACGGGCCTGATGATCGTCGGCGTGATCCTGACCGCGGGCTTCTCGATGTTCCCGTTCATC
Proteins encoded in this window:
- the cydB gene encoding cytochrome d ubiquinol oxidase subunit II; translation: MDYATLKLIWWLLVGVLLIGFAVTDGFDMGATALLPFLGKTDEERRIIVNTVGATWEGNQVWLITAGGAMFAAWPLVYAASFSGFYFAMLLVLFALFFRPVGFDYRSKRPDPRWRAGWDWGLFAGGFVPALVFGVAFGNLLQGVPFKFDSDLRVTYYGSFWALLNPFALLCGLVSLTMLVAHGAAFIKMKTDGVIARRASIALRVASFLAVVLFVLAGVLIASTIGGFHITNAAPTDTVANPLLKDVAAGSGLWLANYGEFPWMIAAPVVGIAGGLLALLLAGSKQEKTAFFCTGLMIVGVILTAGFSMFPFIMPSSLDPRSSLTVWDSTSSHKTLQVMLFAVIVFLPIVLLYTSWVYRVMRGKVTRQTLEENKHSMY
- the rpoH gene encoding RNA polymerase sigma factor RpoH gives rise to the protein MSNALTLPNILSPTPAKAESAGSLALAAQSMLPGQLGNIDSYIQAVNRIPLLTAEEERQYATEFREDNNLDSARRLVLSHLRLVVSIARNYLGYGLPHGDLIQEGNIGLMKAVKRFDPAQNVRLVSYAIHWIKAEIHEYILRNWRMVKVATTKAQRKLFFNLRSHKKSMQAMTPEEIDGLAQELNVKREDVTEMETRLSGGDIALEGQVEDGEESYAPIAYLADSHNEPTAVLAARQRDTLQTDGIAQALDALDARSRRIIEARWLHVDDDGSGGSTLHDLAAEFGVSAERIRQIEASAMKKMRTALAEYA
- a CDS encoding cytochrome ubiquinol oxidase subunit I translates to MISSEVVDLSRLQFGITALYHFLFVPLTLGLSWLLVIMEAVYVMTGKQVYKDMTQFWGKLFGINFAMGVTTGITLEFQFGTNWSYYSHYVGDIFGVPLAVEGLMAFFLESTFVGLFFFGWNRLSKVKHLIVTFLVALGSNLSALWILVANGWMNNPVGAEFNYQTMRMEMTNLFDVLFNPVAQVKFVHTVSAGYVSAAMFVLGVSSWYLLKKRDIDFALRSFAVAAGFGLAATLCVIVLGDESGYTTGEVQKMKLAAIESEWETQPAPASFTLIGIPNQEEQRTDYAIKIPYALGLIATRSIDEPVIGLRDLAKHSEEHIQSGMIAYGALQKLKQGDTSAATRELFDQHKQYLGYGLMLKQFTPNVTDATPEQIQAAAKKTIPPVAPVFFSFRIMVFLGFLFVATFIAAFWFCARRELLQDNRRWFLRYAVWAIPLPWIAIEFGWIVAELGRQPWTIAGVLPTHLSASSLTPTDLYLSLAGFVLFYTVLFVIEIKLMFKYARLGPSSLHTGRYHHELAAASERASA
- the cydP gene encoding cytochrome oxidase putative small subunit CydP, which gives rise to MISINKEPAPPSPPRPAGTIGWRARIAAWARGPTLARDITLVLIVKLILLMSLKYAFFNHPQAEHMSLPPAAVAEKLLSVPAPASTEGDHHDK
- a CDS encoding nuclear transport factor 2 family protein; this translates as MAKVVDAIRALERDRFRAMVDGDGEALDALLSDKVFFVHTNGKRETKQQFIDAIVAGRRRYRQIEIQSQDVLPVGGETCVVTGRALIEMETNNGGLVFPIAYTSVHTEEQGRWCLLAWQATRCATDT
- a CDS encoding acyloxyacyl hydrolase — encoded protein: MNNKKNRRPRSRLALHAMLAASLLGGSGAAFADRWGIQAGGGFSDRHGIDKADLGVVWDPGWNWWEIGGWHFAFVMEGHVGYWHTGGNVHGSLGEIGATPMFRFIKSAGQVRPFVEAGAGIRLLTSPTISHNLSLGTSFQFVDVVGVGAQFGERQQYQVGYRFQHVSNAGIKEPNPGINFHQFYVQYNF